The nucleotide sequence CTTAGAAGTATGGTAGATGGTGTTGTGATGATAGATGCGAGCGGCAAGCTGGCCGTAACGAATCCTCCAGCAGAACGATTCCTGCGAGATTGGGATTTCGAGCATTCGGATGAACCTGTGCCGTTGTTCTCGTTCTATCAGCAGGTTTTGCAAACCGGACAGGAAGTGACAGAGGATATCCCTGTTCAAGGGCGGATATGGTCCGTTGTCATGGTACCTTTGAATGATCGGGATCAAATCCGTGGTGCTGTCGCAGTTCTTCGGGACATCACGCAGGAACGCAAGCTGGATAAGATGCGTAATGATTTTGTGGCTAACGTATCCCATGAGCTGCGAACACCATTATCCATGTTGCAAGGATACAGTGAAGCAATTGTGGATGATATCGTGGCTACACCGGAAGAGCATAAAGAATTGGCACAGATCATCTATGACGAGTCAGCGCGTATGACCAAGCTGGTGAATGAATTGCTCAGCTTGGCGCGGATGGAAGCGGGGCATGTTGAATTGTTCCAGGAGACGATGGAACTGCGTCCGTATTTGGAACGCATTCAACGCAAATTCACCAATTTGGCGAGAGAACGCGAAATCCACCTCTTCCTCGAAATATCGACGACGCACACGCATGTGCTCATTGATCCTGATCGCATGGAGCAAGTGCTAACGAATTTGATCGATAATGCGCTGCGGCATACGCCCAGTGGGGGAAGCGTCACCATTCGGGCTCGGGGGGATAAAACGTTGCTGGTTGAGATTAGCGATACAGGCAGTGGCATTCCGCAAGAAGATTTGCCGTTTGTTTTTGAGCGGTTCTATAAAGCAGACAAGGCTCGCACACGTGGACGACTAGGTGGAACTGGACTTGGACTAGCCATCGCGAAAAACCTTGTCGAAGCACACGGGGGCACCATCAGTGTGCAAAGTAAACTGGGTGAGGGAACGACTTTTACAATCGCCTTGATGCTGCATAAAAACAAATAGGAGTGTAGAGAGAAATGATCAAAACGATCTTATTTGATGTTGACGGGGTTATGTTGAGTGAAGAGCGTTACTTTGATGCTTCTGCATTGACGGTGTGGGAATTTTTGTACAGCCCGCAGTATGTAGGGCTTGCAGGCGAGGAATTCACGCCTGCGCCAGAAGAAGCGCAAATCAGACGAGTGCGCGAGCAAGTTTTCGCTCATGATGAAGTGCTGAATTTCATCAAGTCACGTGGAATCAACTCCAACTGGGACATGGTTTTCCTCGCGTTTTCCTATCAGTTGATTCGTTTGATTGAAGCGGTTAAAACGCAAGTACCAGAAGCAACGAGCCTTCTTGTCGAACAAATTGATCGACCGCAACTGGCAAAAGTGAAAGAGTGGGCAGCCACTTATGCTCCTGATTTCCAAGTAGACTACGCAGCGTTCACCGCAGATTTTGCCAAAGGTTCCGCACAAAAAGCAGAAATGCTGCTCTACTTAAATCAAATTGCAAAAGAGCGTTGCGGTGTTTCAACAGAAATGTTCTCTCGCAATAGTGATCTATGGCAGTTGATTCAAAAGACGTTTCAAGAATGGTATCTCGGTGATGAGCGCGTGGCGGCATCGATTGGTCGTGAAACCATGCAGCCAGGCAAGAAGGGCTTCTTGTCAGACGAGATTCCGATTGTACCGCCTGCAGAAATGGTGGAGTTGTTTCGCACATTAAAAGAAAAAGGATACACACTGGGAATTGGAACAGGGCGCCCTACGATCGAGACGCATGTTCCCCTCCGTGAGATGAACATACTGGAATGGTTCGACCCGAACCGTGTCGTAACTGCCTCTCACGTACTCGATGCGGAAGAAGCGTTTCCTAGCTTTGCGCCGATGTCCAAGCCACACCCATATTCCTATGTAAAAGGGCTGCTCGGACTCGATGCACCGATTAGCGATGCTGTCCATTTTTCATTGCCAATCGAAAATGGAGAAGAGGTGCTGATCGTCGGCGATTCTCTCGCAGATTTTCTAGCGGCTCGCTCGATCGGTTGCAAGTTTGCAGCGACATTGACTGGACTGTCTGGTCAAGACGCACGCAGCAAGTTTGAAGAGGAAAAAGCAGATTTTATTCTCGATGATGTTCGCGATATCCTTTCCATTTTGTAGATGAAAAACTCCGCCGTATGTAAAAACGGCGGAGTTTTTTTATTCCCAACAAATCGATTGCAAGCATTTGAAGCGAAAGGCGTGAATCAAAAAGGATTCTATCATGTTGTGACGTACGATTACTTCGAAAGAACCATCCTCTCGTGAAAAAAACAGGACATCCGTGTAGTCTTTGTTCCCCTCAAAATAACGACGTACCTCTTTGACACGTGCTCGCATGGACTCGGATTTAACGACTATGTGGTAGGTAGCATCTTGTTGTGAAATTTGTTCCTTGATCTCAATTTCTTCTTTATTAAAGGTGTAATGGAACAATAGGGGTTCCTCCTCACTAAATAAAATAGCGCAGGTACACGTAGACATGGGCAATCAAGATAGACAGGATCATCAACGGGAAGGCGACCTTCATAAAGCTGAAAAAGCCGATATGATGTCCTTCCTTTGCAGCTAAGCCAGCAACAATCACGTTGGCACTCGCTCCAATCAAGGTCCCGTTTCCTCCTAAACACGCCCCGAGTGCAAGGCTCCACCAAAGAGGCTCCAGGTTGGTGATCCCGAGAGCTCCCATTTCCTTGATCATCGGAATCATGGTGGCAACGAACGGGATATTGTCGACAAAAGCAGAGGCGATTGCGCTCAACCAGAGGATCAACAGGGAGGTATTCAATGGATCTCCACCCGTCAGATTCATCGCTTCCGTTGCGAGCTTTTTGATCACACCTGTTTCCACTAACCCAGAGACGAGAACAAACAGACCGATGAAGAAGAAAATCGTATTCCACTCGACTTTGCTGATCGCGTCTTCCAAATAATGCTCTCCAGTAAGGAGGAGCAAAAGAAAAGCTCCAGTTAAAGCGATCGTTGCCGACTCCAAATGAAGGGCCCCATGAAGCATGAAACCAATAATGGTCAATCCCATCACGGTCAAGGACTTTTTCAATAAACGGCTGTCGGTAATTTCATCGCGCTCATTTAACTGCATGATTTTTGCACTCAA is from Brevibacillus brevis and encodes:
- a CDS encoding SLC13 family permease — its product is MTNQALFAIGIFLVTYAFIISEKLHRTIVAMSGGILMVLFGIVTQEQAIHHIDFNTLGLLIGMMILVAITAQTGVFKYVAIRAAKVAKGKPIRILVYLSLITAVASAFLDNVTTVLLIVPVTFSIARQLELNPIPFLISEIIASNAGGTATLIGDPPNIMIGSSVPELDFMKFLVNLSPIIIVILAVTVVCLVLIYRKQLVTSPDLSAKIMQLNERDEITDSRLLKKSLTVMGLTIIGFMLHGALHLESATIALTGAFLLLLLTGEHYLEDAISKVEWNTIFFFIGLFVLVSGLVETGVIKKLATEAMNLTGGDPLNTSLLILWLSAIASAFVDNIPFVATMIPMIKEMGALGITNLEPLWWSLALGACLGGNGTLIGASANVIVAGLAAKEGHHIGFFSFMKVAFPLMILSILIAHVYVYLRYFI
- a CDS encoding HAD family hydrolase yields the protein MIKTILFDVDGVMLSEERYFDASALTVWEFLYSPQYVGLAGEEFTPAPEEAQIRRVREQVFAHDEVLNFIKSRGINSNWDMVFLAFSYQLIRLIEAVKTQVPEATSLLVEQIDRPQLAKVKEWAATYAPDFQVDYAAFTADFAKGSAQKAEMLLYLNQIAKERCGVSTEMFSRNSDLWQLIQKTFQEWYLGDERVAASIGRETMQPGKKGFLSDEIPIVPPAEMVELFRTLKEKGYTLGIGTGRPTIETHVPLREMNILEWFDPNRVVTASHVLDAEEAFPSFAPMSKPHPYSYVKGLLGLDAPISDAVHFSLPIENGEEVLIVGDSLADFLAARSIGCKFAATLTGLSGQDARSKFEEEKADFILDDVRDILSIL
- a CDS encoding ATP-binding protein, with protein sequence MDVIFRSVVGKLWMTIIALFALVLTIFSLLLVQSFDSFYSNRQSKNLHDLADGIAIGLAQSPDMTAAMEMASRFGLVHHTGMVILDEKGKQVGMSEGAGLPRIPVEQLLQNPALHLPEALAGKHPAPKTIYIDVQNSADHTNNKHELLAVAVPLEMAAGKTGAVVMYQAIEDFDDTVSEVRFLIFVVGVIGFVSTTVFAFFLSSRLTIPLRQMKETAHRIAEGDFHAEIPIRTQDETGELAASFNTMASKLNQLVDALSKEKEQLASVLRSMVDGVVMIDASGKLAVTNPPAERFLRDWDFEHSDEPVPLFSFYQQVLQTGQEVTEDIPVQGRIWSVVMVPLNDRDQIRGAVAVLRDITQERKLDKMRNDFVANVSHELRTPLSMLQGYSEAIVDDIVATPEEHKELAQIIYDESARMTKLVNELLSLARMEAGHVELFQETMELRPYLERIQRKFTNLAREREIHLFLEISTTHTHVLIDPDRMEQVLTNLIDNALRHTPSGGSVTIRARGDKTLLVEISDTGSGIPQEDLPFVFERFYKADKARTRGRLGGTGLGLAIAKNLVEAHGGTISVQSKLGEGTTFTIALMLHKNK